From the genome of Hymenobacter sp. PAMC 26628, one region includes:
- a CDS encoding GNAT family N-acetyltransferase, with product MTVPVLETERLRLRGHYPADLAPFLAMWQQPAFYQYLGGRALPAEEVWTKMLRHTGLWSLCGYGFWAVEEKATGQFIGAVGFGNWHRNIEPSLQGWPEVGWVLAPHAHGRGHATEATRAALAWGDAHLPTPRTVCLIDEANSPSRGLAAKLGYQEFGRAAYHGCAVVLLERLAP from the coding sequence ATGACCGTCCCCGTCCTCGAAACGGAGCGCCTGCGCCTGCGCGGCCACTACCCCGCCGACCTGGCTCCTTTTCTGGCGATGTGGCAGCAGCCAGCCTTCTACCAATACCTCGGGGGCCGGGCCCTGCCCGCGGAAGAAGTCTGGACCAAAATGCTGCGCCACACCGGCCTGTGGTCGCTCTGCGGCTACGGCTTTTGGGCAGTCGAAGAAAAGGCCACCGGCCAATTCATCGGGGCCGTCGGCTTCGGCAACTGGCACCGCAACATCGAGCCCTCGCTACAAGGCTGGCCCGAGGTGGGCTGGGTGCTGGCTCCCCACGCGCACGGCCGGGGCCACGCCACCGAGGCCACGCGGGCCGCGCTGGCCTGGGGCGACGCCCACCTGCCCACCCCGCGCACCGTGTGCCTCATCGACGAGGCCAACTCCCCCTCGCGGGGCCTGGCGGCCAAGCTGGGCTACCAGGAGTTTGGCCGGGCCGCCTACCACGGGTGTGCCGTGGTGCTGCTGGAGCGCCTAGCGCCGT
- a CDS encoding arylesterase has product MKLPLPLVAALLALGLGACNSNAPAEKTSAAASGAPAAAPVPGTKKRILFFGNSITAGLGVDPEEAFPALIGQKIDSAKLNYETINAGLSGETTAGGRSRVGWVLRQPVAVFVLELGGNDGLRGLPLSATRANLQGIIDTVRRRSPGAQIVLAGMQIPPNLGQAYAADFKKLYQEIAAKNQVALIPFLLVGVGGDPKLNQKDGIHPTPAGHRIVARTVWGTLQPMLK; this is encoded by the coding sequence ATGAAATTGCCGCTCCCGCTGGTTGCCGCGCTGCTCGCCCTCGGGCTGGGCGCGTGCAACTCCAACGCCCCCGCCGAAAAAACGTCCGCCGCCGCATCGGGGGCCCCCGCCGCGGCGCCCGTGCCCGGCACCAAAAAGCGCATCCTGTTCTTCGGCAACAGCATCACCGCCGGCTTGGGCGTCGACCCCGAAGAAGCCTTCCCGGCCCTAATTGGCCAGAAAATCGACTCCGCCAAGCTGAACTACGAAACCATCAACGCCGGCCTGAGCGGCGAAACTACCGCTGGCGGCCGCAGCCGCGTGGGCTGGGTGCTGCGCCAGCCGGTGGCCGTGTTCGTGCTGGAGCTGGGCGGCAACGACGGCCTGCGCGGGCTGCCCCTAAGCGCCACCCGCGCCAACCTTCAGGGCATCATCGACACGGTGCGGCGCCGCAGCCCCGGGGCCCAAATCGTGCTGGCCGGCATGCAAATTCCGCCCAACCTGGGCCAGGCCTACGCCGCCGATTTTAAAAAGCTCTACCAGGAAATCGCCGCCAAAAACCAGGTGGCGCTCATCCCGTTCCTGCTCGTGGGCGTGGGCGGCGACCCCAAGCTCAACCAGAAAGACGGCATCCACCCCACGCCGGCCGGGCACCGCATCGTGGCCCGCACGGTGTGGGGCACGCTGCAACCGATGCTGAAATAA